From Pseudoalteromonas rubra, one genomic window encodes:
- a CDS encoding pilus assembly FimT family protein, whose amino-acid sequence MTVGKYTQRGVTLVELLVVLAIIAILAMVAAPSLIGQIKQDRVNTTANKLSSFYRFARSEAVKREVPVKLELENSDWVMKVVEQGQEVTLKRFTIDHNQVAVNLVDRTLRSSGELSAFSNILISDNDAATDDVRLCILHSGQSWLGKATDNCA is encoded by the coding sequence ATGACTGTTGGTAAATATACCCAGCGTGGCGTAACGCTCGTTGAATTGTTGGTGGTATTGGCGATTATTGCCATTCTGGCTATGGTTGCAGCACCGTCTTTAATCGGCCAGATTAAACAAGACCGGGTTAATACCACGGCAAACAAGTTAAGTAGTTTTTATCGTTTTGCGCGCAGTGAAGCGGTAAAACGGGAAGTGCCAGTAAAGCTAGAGTTGGAAAACAGCGACTGGGTCATGAAGGTGGTTGAGCAAGGTCAGGAAGTGACTTTAAAGCGTTTTACGATTGATCATAACCAAGTGGCGGTGAACCTGGTCGACAGGACATTACGTTCAAGTGGTGAGTTGAGTGCATTTAGTAACATTCTGATTTCAGATAACGATGCGGCAACGGATGATGTGCGTTTGTGCATTCTACACAGTGGGCAAAGTTGGTTGGGTAAGGCGACAGATAATTGCGCGTAG
- a CDS encoding type IV pilin protein, translated as MLKTSRMRGFTLIELLIAIAIVAILASVALPNYGEYVRESRRLDAQHLLLQTSATLERIYSRNGGYPNTATFQGLPAAEYYTFSYEARNKPQGASGDFRNMGYILRATPVADKGQSRDVCGVLTLDHLGNQGGNLNDCW; from the coding sequence ATGCTTAAGACCTCCAGAATGCGTGGATTTACTTTGATAGAGCTGCTGATCGCCATTGCGATCGTTGCCATCCTGGCCAGTGTGGCATTGCCAAACTACGGCGAGTATGTGCGTGAAAGCAGACGACTGGATGCACAACATTTGTTGTTGCAAACCAGTGCCACGTTGGAGCGTATTTATTCCCGCAATGGTGGTTACCCCAATACTGCAACATTCCAGGGTTTGCCTGCTGCTGAGTACTACACGTTCAGTTATGAGGCGCGTAATAAGCCACAAGGTGCGAGCGGTGATTTTCGCAATATGGGCTATATTTTAAGGGCGACACCAGTGGCCGATAAGGGTCAGAGCAGAGACGTGTGTGGCGTGCTGACGTTAGACCATTTGGGCAATCAGGGAGGCAACCTGAATGACTGTTGGTAA
- the rplI gene encoding 50S ribosomal protein L9: MQVILLDKIANLGGLGDQVSVKSGFARNFLFPKGKAVPATKANIETFEARRAELEAKIAEELTAAQARAEKLEALAEVTLVSKAGDEGKLFGSIGTRDIADAITAVGLEVAKSEVRLPTGTIRETGEFDVTIQLHTDVTTAIKVIVIAEA, translated from the coding sequence ATGCAAGTTATTCTACTAGACAAGATCGCAAACCTAGGTGGCCTAGGTGACCAGGTTTCAGTTAAATCTGGTTTCGCACGTAACTTCCTTTTCCCTAAGGGCAAGGCAGTTCCTGCAACTAAAGCTAACATCGAAACTTTCGAAGCACGTCGTGCTGAGCTTGAAGCGAAAATCGCTGAAGAGCTAACTGCTGCACAAGCGCGCGCTGAAAAACTAGAAGCACTTGCTGAAGTGACTCTGGTTTCTAAAGCGGGTGACGAAGGTAAGCTATTCGGTTCTATCGGTACTCGCGATATCGCCGACGCTATCACCGCAGTAGGTCTTGAAGTTGCTAAGTCAGAAGTTCGTCTGCCTACCGGTACTATCCGTGAGACAGGTGAGTTCGACGTAACTATCCAGCTTCACACTGACGTGACAACAGCTATCAAAGTAATCGTGATCGCTGAAGCTTAA
- the rpsR gene encoding 30S ribosomal protein S18: MARYFRRRKFCRFKAEGVQQIDYKDLATLKNYVTESGKIVPSRITGTSAKYQRQLATAIKRARYLALLPYTDLHK; this comes from the coding sequence ATGGCACGTTATTTCAGACGTCGTAAGTTCTGCCGTTTCAAAGCGGAAGGCGTACAACAAATCGATTACAAAGATCTGGCTACTCTTAAAAACTATGTAACTGAAAGTGGCAAAATCGTACCTAGCCGTATCACAGGTACTAGCGCTAAATACCAGCGTCAGCTAGCAACTGCTATCAAGCGTGCTCGCTACCTAGCCCTTCTTCCGTACACTGACTTACATAAGTAA